The genomic segment GTGGCTAAAATGCAAACATGAGCTGCAAAACTGAAACGACGTCTAATTGAGCCTTTGAGTCAATTGTCCCAAGTCTTTTAATAAGTCGTGACTTATCTATCGTTCTAATCTGGTCTAGTACAATTTGGCCTGTTTTTTTTCTAAACCGGCAGGAGACTCTGGTAGGGTATTCCTTTGTTGCGGATGTCATTGGTGCGACAATGGCTGTTCTAATGTTTTCATTCATTTCGTCAGGCGAAACAACCAGACATTGTCTTGTTTTCTGAATTTCAGACCCGACAGTAGGGTCAAGTCCGACCAGAAAAACATCAAAACGGTTTATTACCATTGCCATTCTTCATCATCCCATGAATTTGTAATGTCTCTATCGTCTATGATCAGCTTGTCATCACCTTTTTCCGCCATTTTTTTGAAAGCTTTGTCCCACCCTTCCCGGGCATTTTGAACAGGACGGATAATAATCTGGTTTTTTTCCAACTCTATCTCGACGTCATCCCTGATACCGGTTTGTTCAAGAATGGGTTTTGGAATACGTAACCCCTTAGAATTGCCTATTTTTATTATACTTGCCCTCATAGTGCCACCTCCTTTATAGGTAGTCACATTGTAATTACATATAAATGTAATGTCAACCGGAAAATTAATAATGTATTTTTTGGCCCAACGCCCCGGTCACCTGGCGGCGGGGAATAAAATAAAACCCCAATCTGGACGAAGGAGATTCTAATAGCGCCCAGTTTTGAAAACCGCAGGCAATAGCCGCTCAGGTGCACTGGGATGTTGGGGAAGATTGTCGGCTCTGAAGCCACTTTTTGAAAGAAGCCTGACTTTCGCCTGATGGCCTTCCAGCAACAAGACCTTCCACACTTATATCTTCGTCTATGTCTTCCCAGTGGATCCCTTGACCTTTTCCGATAAGTCGCCAATTTGATCGTTCATCAGGGCTGCCA from the Deltaproteobacteria bacterium genome contains:
- a CDS encoding AbrB/MazE/SpoVT family DNA-binding domain-containing protein, giving the protein MRASIIKIGNSKGLRIPKPILEQTGIRDDVEIELEKNQIIIRPVQNAREGWDKAFKKMAEKGDDKLIIDDRDITNSWDDEEWQW
- a CDS encoding DUF2442 domain-containing protein, whose translation is MNFLAVEIEIPYAVDVHATEDTLTVELSDGRTISVPLGWYPRLEHGSPDERSNWRLIGKGQGIHWEDIDEDISVEGLVAGRPSGESQASFKKWLQSRQSSPTSQCT
- a CDS encoding type II toxin-antitoxin system PemK/MazF family toxin; protein product: MAMVINRFDVFLVGLDPTVGSEIQKTRQCLVVSPDEMNENIRTAIVAPMTSATKEYPTRVSCRFRKKTGQIVLDQIRTIDKSRLIKRLGTIDSKAQLDVVSVLQLMFAF